A DNA window from Methanobacterium sp. Maddingley MBC34 contains the following coding sequences:
- a CDS encoding putative membrane protein, required for N-linked glycosylation (PFAM: Oligosaccharyl transferase STT3 subunit), whose amino-acid sequence MEYEKITKNKSVLLLLIPAILAFSMALIPTLKYQWPLSWDIYYHVHLAKLYLEQGLTLWDPLTYAPFGRPIFYPPFFHYLLAAFATLLKVDPFQIARYLQPVFAFALVLSFTYVARQFYNLRVALLAGFFLFFTSVFHRAMLPLPETLALILFPIAVYFYYRALEGDGYKFAVLGGIISGLMMLTHNLTGLIMLGVALLFTLALKLRKDKVEYKSLWIFLVFTLIVAALWWLPLMIQYGFTFHNPQAVIQGPVEYLIILAKTVGVPALIFAILWVIFMIKGFNKVNMEKWHNRLLRKEILLITWILFLLILSNAYLLGFSILIDRILNFAVFPLMLVAALGLEHIHSFNKKLVYDRIYKVIVILLIISAVFSGLFYALSVKPLVNDSQRDLAQWFADNGDGKSVVMSLTEGLDPVIVSVSRQPVSTGGYQPGMVKVLDRNLYYSGNFTEEDVKRDKIGYFVEQSPINHPGYFTLVYQNKDYKVWRVDI is encoded by the coding sequence ATGGAATATGAAAAAATAACTAAAAATAAATCTGTTCTATTATTATTGATTCCTGCCATCCTGGCATTCAGCATGGCCCTTATTCCCACTTTAAAGTACCAGTGGCCCCTAAGCTGGGATATATATTATCATGTGCACCTGGCCAAACTTTACCTAGAACAGGGACTCACCTTATGGGACCCTTTAACCTATGCCCCATTCGGTAGGCCAATTTTCTATCCTCCTTTCTTCCATTATCTTTTGGCGGCATTTGCTACCCTTTTAAAAGTTGATCCCTTCCAGATAGCCCGGTATCTTCAACCAGTTTTTGCATTTGCACTGGTTTTATCATTCACCTATGTTGCTAGGCAGTTTTACAACTTAAGGGTGGCCCTCTTAGCTGGATTCTTTTTGTTTTTCACATCGGTATTCCATCGTGCCATGCTACCCTTACCGGAAACCCTGGCCTTAATTTTATTCCCCATAGCAGTATACTTTTATTACCGTGCACTGGAAGGTGATGGGTATAAATTCGCTGTTTTAGGAGGTATTATCAGTGGGTTGATGATGTTAACCCATAATTTAACTGGATTAATAATGCTGGGGGTGGCCCTGCTTTTCACATTAGCCCTTAAACTGAGAAAAGATAAAGTCGAGTACAAGTCTTTATGGATATTCCTGGTATTCACCCTTATAGTAGCCGCTCTGTGGTGGCTTCCCTTGATGATACAATATGGTTTCACTTTCCACAACCCACAGGCTGTTATCCAGGGACCCGTGGAGTATTTAATCATTCTAGCCAAGACAGTAGGAGTTCCTGCCCTAATTTTCGCCATTTTGTGGGTAATTTTCATGATAAAGGGATTCAATAAGGTTAATATGGAAAAATGGCATAATCGCCTGTTGCGTAAGGAGATTTTACTAATCACGTGGATTTTATTTCTATTAATATTAAGTAATGCCTATTTACTGGGATTTTCCATACTTATAGATCGTATATTGAACTTCGCAGTCTTCCCCCTAATGCTTGTAGCTGCACTTGGCTTGGAACACATTCATTCTTTTAATAAAAAACTGGTTTATGACCGAATATACAAAGTTATAGTTATCCTTTTAATTATCTCCGCAGTTTTTTCAGGATTATTCTATGCTTTATCTGTAAAACCGCTGGTCAATGATTCTCAAAGAGACTTAGCTCAGTGGTTTGCGGATAATGGGGATGGAAAGAGCGTGGTGATGTCCCTAACTGAAGGACTTGATCCGGTGATTGTTTCGGTTTCCAGGCAACCAGTTTCCACGGGAGGTTACCAGCCAGGTATGGTTAAAGTCCTTGATCGAAACCTTTACTACAGTGGAAATTTCACTGAAGAAGATGTTAAGAGGGATAAAATTGGATACTTTGTGGAACAGTCTCCGATAAATCATCCCGGTTATTTCACCCTGGTTTACCAGAACAAAGATTATAAAGTCTGGAGGGTAGATATCTAG
- a CDS encoding phosphoglucosamine mutase (PFAM: Phosphoglucomutase/phosphomannomutase, alpha/beta/alpha domain III; Phosphoglucomutase/phosphomannomutase, alpha/beta/alpha domain II; Phosphoglucomutase/phosphomannomutase, C-terminal domain; Phosphoglucomutase/phosphomannomutase, alpha/beta/alpha domain I~TIGRFAM: phosphoglucosamine mutase) has translation MKKLFGTFGVRRIANEVLTPEFASKLAVAYGTLVKGWVAVGGDPRTSTPLIKHAVISGLLSSGCQVVDLGILPTPAVQYAVRNYYDGGIIITASHNPPQYNGIKFVDEDGIGIAEDMELEIEDMYFNENPDRVAWDEIGDVTTNQGLVDEYIDEVIQRVDHDAIKKANLKVIVDCGSGAACFTTPYILRKLGCEVTTLNCQPDGHFPGRNPEPTEDNLQELIKTVKATGADLGIAHDGDADRTICIDENGNFVMGDKTFALVEKQLLKENQGGLIVTTVATSTAIYDIAKEYGGTVKATRVGDLLVARELKESDGLFGGEENGGLIFPDFVLGRDAALSTAKIVEIMALTKKPLSELVAELPAYQSVKMKVECPDERKQEIMDKIALDTKEYEIDTTDGVKIFRDEGWLIIRPSGTEPIFRCFAEAKNTADATKMAEWGISMVNKHLGN, from the coding sequence ATGAAAAAGTTATTCGGAACATTCGGAGTTAGAAGAATTGCCAATGAAGTATTAACACCTGAATTCGCATCAAAACTGGCTGTAGCATACGGAACACTGGTCAAAGGATGGGTAGCAGTTGGGGGAGATCCCAGAACATCCACTCCTCTCATAAAACACGCAGTTATATCTGGACTTCTCTCATCTGGATGTCAAGTGGTTGATCTGGGAATATTACCCACGCCTGCAGTACAATATGCAGTGCGGAATTACTACGATGGTGGAATCATAATCACTGCCTCCCACAACCCACCACAGTACAACGGGATTAAATTCGTAGATGAAGATGGAATAGGCATAGCCGAGGATATGGAACTTGAAATAGAGGACATGTATTTCAATGAAAACCCCGACAGGGTGGCATGGGATGAGATTGGTGACGTAACCACCAATCAGGGCCTGGTTGATGAGTACATTGATGAAGTGATACAGCGCGTGGACCACGATGCCATTAAAAAAGCCAATCTCAAGGTGATAGTGGATTGTGGTAGTGGAGCAGCCTGCTTCACCACACCATACATTCTCCGTAAACTGGGATGTGAGGTAACCACTTTAAACTGCCAGCCTGATGGTCACTTCCCTGGGAGAAACCCGGAGCCAACTGAGGACAATCTCCAGGAACTCATTAAAACAGTGAAAGCAACTGGGGCAGATCTGGGAATTGCCCATGATGGGGATGCTGATCGTACCATCTGCATAGATGAGAATGGAAACTTTGTAATGGGGGATAAAACCTTCGCACTGGTGGAAAAACAGTTACTAAAAGAAAACCAGGGAGGACTCATAGTAACCACCGTGGCCACATCCACTGCAATCTATGATATAGCCAAGGAATACGGTGGAACAGTAAAGGCAACAAGGGTTGGTGACCTTCTGGTTGCCAGGGAACTCAAAGAAAGCGATGGATTATTTGGTGGAGAAGAAAACGGAGGCCTTATTTTCCCTGACTTCGTTTTAGGTAGGGATGCTGCCCTATCCACTGCTAAAATTGTGGAAATCATGGCACTCACCAAAAAACCGTTATCTGAGCTGGTGGCGGAACTTCCAGCCTATCAGTCAGTGAAGATGAAAGTGGAATGTCCTGATGAACGTAAACAGGAAATAATGGATAAAATCGCCTTAGATACTAAGGAATATGAAATTGACACCACTGATGGAGTGAAGATTTTCCGGGATGAAGGATGGCTCATAATCAGACCATCCGGAACAGAACCAATCTTCAGATGCTTTGCAGAAGCTAAAAATACTGCTGATGCCACAAAAATGGCAGAATGGGGTATATCTATGGTTAATAAGCATTTGGGAAACTAA
- a CDS encoding archaeoflavoprotein AfpA (PFAM: Flavoprotein~TIGRFAM: archaeoflavoprotein AfpA): MNKKRKIAWGITGSGEKLVETVEIMQQMRDEYHKQFDIRVFISKAGDQVLKYYNLSNTLETKFDKTWTEINSNAPFLAGQIQLGRYAFLLVAPATSNTVAKISLRIADTLLTNAAIMGQKTNTPLYIMPTDFREGIVTTKLPNGKDLELTITKEDAEHVEKLSAMESTNVFENPEEIPAIFREHAEMLK, from the coding sequence ATGAATAAAAAAAGAAAAATTGCCTGGGGGATTACGGGAAGCGGTGAAAAACTGGTGGAAACAGTAGAAATCATGCAACAGATGAGGGATGAATATCATAAACAATTCGACATCAGGGTGTTCATATCTAAGGCAGGAGACCAGGTTTTAAAATATTATAATCTCTCCAATACTTTGGAGACTAAATTCGATAAGACCTGGACTGAAATTAACTCTAATGCTCCCTTCCTGGCTGGACAGATTCAGCTGGGAAGATATGCATTCTTATTGGTGGCTCCGGCAACATCCAACACAGTGGCCAAGATATCACTGCGCATAGCAGACACCTTACTCACCAATGCGGCTATAATGGGTCAAAAAACTAACACACCACTTTACATCATGCCCACAGACTTCAGGGAAGGTATTGTCACTACCAAACTACCTAATGGTAAAGATTTGGAGTTGACCATAACCAAAGAGGATGCAGAGCACGTGGAAAAACTGTCAGCAATGGAAAGTACCAATGTATTTGAAAATCCTGAAGAAATCCCAGCTATATTCCGTGAGCATGCTGAAATGCTTAAGTGA
- a CDS encoding hypothetical protein (PFAM: Adenosine specific kinase), translating to MEMDIKMVILEAPKDCNLILGQSHFIKTVEDLYEAIVNTVPQAEFGLAFGEASGDCLVRTAGNNEDLEKLAGEKMLELACGHSFLIFLAKAFPLNLTQRIKDVPEVVNLFCATANPVQVLIVETKQGRGIIGVVDGSKPQGIETEEDVTDRHKFLRKIGYKL from the coding sequence ATGGAAATGGATATCAAAATGGTTATACTGGAAGCACCAAAAGATTGTAATCTTATTTTAGGGCAGAGCCACTTCATAAAAACTGTAGAAGACCTTTACGAGGCCATAGTAAACACTGTACCCCAGGCAGAGTTTGGCCTTGCATTTGGAGAGGCTTCAGGAGACTGCTTGGTAAGAACCGCAGGAAACAATGAAGATCTGGAGAAGCTAGCCGGTGAAAAAATGCTGGAGTTAGCCTGTGGTCATAGTTTCCTGATCTTCCTGGCTAAAGCATTCCCCCTAAATCTGACTCAACGAATCAAGGATGTGCCTGAGGTGGTTAATCTTTTCTGCGCCACTGCCAACCCAGTACAGGTTCTGATTGTGGAAACTAAACAGGGAAGGGGAATAATTGGAGTTGTTGATGGATCCAAACCACAAGGTATTGAGACTGAAGAAGATGTAACTGATAGGCATAAATTCCTCCGAAAAATAGGTTATAAATTATAA
- a CDS encoding putative transcriptional regulator (cupin domain containing protein) (PFAM: Cupin domain; Helix-turn-helix) → MKEKMKEIGLRITELRDLSDISIQDMADYLHIPLETYQEYETGKKDIPASILYEIAHKMEVDMGLLLTGEETRMHIFSVTRKGKGVEVGRRKQYQYENLAEKFIHKKAEPFIVTAEPKNDGMKPTTNSHPGQEFDYVLEGVLKIYIHDNEIILNEGDSIFFDSSYEHAMEALESKPAKFLAIVL, encoded by the coding sequence ATGAAAGAGAAGATGAAGGAAATCGGGCTGAGAATAACAGAACTTCGAGATCTCTCGGATATCAGCATTCAGGACATGGCAGATTACCTGCATATTCCCCTGGAAACCTACCAGGAGTATGAAACAGGGAAAAAAGACATCCCTGCCAGCATCCTCTACGAAATCGCTCATAAAATGGAAGTGGACATGGGTTTGCTATTAACTGGAGAAGAAACCCGGATGCACATTTTCAGTGTAACCAGAAAGGGAAAAGGAGTGGAAGTGGGCCGCAGAAAACAGTACCAGTACGAAAATCTTGCTGAAAAATTCATACACAAAAAAGCAGAACCCTTTATTGTCACTGCAGAACCTAAAAATGATGGAATGAAACCTACTACCAATTCACATCCTGGACAGGAGTTTGATTACGTTTTAGAAGGTGTGTTGAAAATTTACATACACGATAATGAGATCATTCTCAATGAAGGGGATTCAATTTTCTTTGATTCCTCCTATGAGCATGCTATGGAAGCTCTGGAAAGTAAACCAGCCAAATTCCTGGCAATTGTACTGTAA
- a CDS encoding acyl-CoA synthetase/AMP-acid ligase (PFAM: AMP-binding enzyme) — protein sequence MSSLLEKFVSQVDFESYPDFKDNFRIKIPENFNFAYDVVDEYARLYPEKVAMVWCNDDTEHIFTFKDLKEYSDRAANFFAQQGIKKGDRVMLTLKSRYEFWFCILALHKLGAITIPATHMLKTRDIVYRIKNAGIKMVVCIAEDGVPGYFDEAHLKLEDTTFLKAMVGGDDREGWFNFHKEIEKASPEFQRPTGEENTQNEDIELIYFSSGTTGLPKMIMHDFTYPLGHIITAKYWQNVIEDGLHYTVADTGWAKAMWGQIYGQWISGTAIFVYDYERFDAAKMLEKASYHGVTTFCAPPTIYRFLIKEDLSQYDFSTLKYAVTAGEPLNPEVYNKFHEFTGLSLREGFGQTECVVCIANFPWIKPRPGSMGKPSPEYNIQIMNNEGNECDVGEEGEIVIKTADGKPPGLFCGYYKEENKTEAAWYDGYYHTGDTAWKDEDGYLWFVGRNDDMIKSSGYRIGPFEVESAVISHPAVLECAITGVPHSVRGQVVKATIVLTGDYEPTPELANEIQNHVKQVTAPYKYPRVVEFVDELPKTISGKIRRVEIREKDEKE from the coding sequence ATGTCATCTTTACTTGAAAAATTCGTTTCACAGGTAGATTTTGAGTCTTATCCTGATTTTAAGGATAATTTCCGTATAAAAATACCTGAAAACTTCAACTTTGCCTATGATGTTGTGGATGAATATGCCAGATTGTATCCTGAAAAAGTGGCCATGGTATGGTGCAACGATGATACTGAACATATATTCACCTTTAAAGACCTGAAAGAATACTCTGATAGAGCTGCCAACTTCTTCGCCCAGCAGGGCATAAAAAAGGGAGACCGGGTAATGCTCACCTTAAAAAGCCGTTATGAGTTCTGGTTCTGCATCCTGGCCCTGCACAAATTGGGTGCCATAACCATCCCCGCCACCCACATGCTCAAAACCAGGGATATCGTTTACCGCATAAAAAATGCAGGTATCAAAATGGTGGTTTGTATAGCTGAAGATGGAGTACCGGGATATTTCGATGAAGCCCACCTAAAATTGGAAGACACTACTTTTTTAAAGGCAATGGTGGGTGGTGATGATAGAGAAGGATGGTTCAACTTCCACAAAGAAATTGAGAAGGCATCCCCTGAATTCCAGCGCCCTACTGGAGAGGAAAACACTCAAAACGAGGATATCGAGCTTATTTACTTCTCTTCTGGAACCACAGGCCTGCCCAAGATGATCATGCACGATTTTACTTACCCTCTGGGTCATATAATAACCGCAAAATATTGGCAAAACGTTATAGAAGATGGATTGCACTACACTGTGGCGGACACTGGCTGGGCCAAGGCAATGTGGGGCCAAATATACGGGCAATGGATCTCAGGCACTGCCATCTTTGTATACGACTATGAACGATTCGATGCAGCAAAAATGCTGGAAAAGGCTTCTTATCATGGAGTAACTACATTCTGTGCACCACCCACCATATACAGATTCCTCATAAAAGAAGATCTATCTCAGTATGACTTTTCAACCTTAAAATACGCGGTAACTGCTGGAGAACCCCTGAACCCCGAGGTATACAATAAATTCCATGAATTCACTGGCTTGAGTTTAAGGGAAGGATTCGGCCAGACAGAATGCGTAGTCTGCATTGCCAACTTCCCCTGGATAAAACCCAGACCGGGATCCATGGGGAAACCCTCACCAGAATATAACATCCAGATCATGAATAATGAGGGTAATGAGTGCGATGTGGGTGAAGAAGGAGAAATAGTAATAAAAACTGCCGATGGTAAACCCCCAGGTTTATTCTGCGGATACTACAAGGAAGAGAATAAAACAGAAGCTGCCTGGTACGATGGATACTACCACACCGGTGACACCGCCTGGAAGGATGAAGATGGCTATCTCTGGTTCGTGGGACGTAACGATGACATGATAAAAAGTTCAGGATACCGTATTGGTCCTTTCGAAGTTGAAAGTGCAGTGATATCTCATCCAGCTGTCCTGGAATGTGCCATTACCGGAGTCCCTCACTCAGTAAGGGGGCAGGTGGTAAAAGCCACCATAGTACTAACTGGGGACTATGAACCCACTCCTGAACTGGCCAATGAAATTCAAAACCATGTTAAACAGGTAACTGCACCATACAAATATCCTCGAGTGGTGGAATTTGTGGATGAACTGCCCAAAACCATCAGTGGAAAAATCCGCCGGGTAGAAATCCGGGAAAAAGATGAAAAAGAATAA
- a CDS encoding putative anaerobic dehydrogenase, protein MTNRKKEPYPVFNELECKACERCILACRAGVLKMSEDINERGYHYAEYTGKGCTGCGDCYYTCPEPLAVEVHIPRRSRNKDQKTNNDQGDKEEEK, encoded by the coding sequence ATGACAAATCGCAAGAAAGAACCTTATCCGGTTTTCAATGAACTGGAATGTAAGGCATGTGAACGTTGCATACTCGCCTGCCGTGCAGGTGTCCTCAAAATGAGTGAAGACATCAATGAACGTGGTTACCATTATGCAGAATACACTGGAAAAGGATGCACTGGTTGCGGGGACTGCTATTACACCTGCCCGGAACCTCTGGCTGTGGAAGTTCACATACCTCGAAGATCCCGAAACAAAGATCAAAAAACAAATAATGACCAAGGGGATAAGGAGGAAGAAAAATGA